One segment of Shewanella piezotolerans WP3 DNA contains the following:
- a CDS encoding DUF6491 family protein: MKIWNIVMLGFALTLVGCAATEKAKEHEALYNFPELERVNSIDNFRMDGWEEVDKYTVIVNSIPRESYLLVLSGGLNNLNFTQGLLVTSTLGKVEVGFDTVSTPQDPLLKAQIKRIYRLKDKTEKEAIEQKILTFAKVEDKETDNKSIQ; this comes from the coding sequence ATGAAGATATGGAATATCGTTATGCTAGGCTTTGCACTTACTTTAGTTGGCTGTGCAGCAACAGAAAAGGCAAAGGAGCATGAAGCACTATATAATTTTCCCGAGTTAGAGCGAGTTAATTCAATTGATAACTTTCGAATGGATGGCTGGGAAGAGGTCGACAAATATACGGTAATCGTTAACTCTATACCGCGAGAAAGTTACTTATTGGTACTGAGTGGTGGCTTGAACAATTTGAATTTTACACAAGGGCTGTTGGTCACATCAACCTTAGGTAAAGTTGAGGTTGGCTTTGATACGGTATCAACTCCGCAGGACCCACTACTGAAAGCGCAGATAAAGCGAATCTATCGCTTGAAAGATAAAACCGAAAAAGAAGCGATAGAGCAGAAGATTCTCACGTTCGCTAAAGTTGAAGATAAAGAGACTGACAACAAGTCTATCCAATAA
- a CDS encoding HupE/UreJ family protein: MSQTLAKPMANTLRLLVIFLGFFASFSLFAHGVDESTKQFLAANQGVSILPFIYIGAKHMVTGYDHLLFLVGVIFFLYRTKDVLLYVSLFTIGHSITLLYGVFNDIQVNPYIIDAIIGFSIVYKGFDNLGGFQRIFGHQPNTKAAVMIFGLFHGFGLATKIQEFDLPQEGLMANIIAFNVGVEIGQFLALGMVLILMSFWRRHKSFLQFSTAANTLLMSGGLMLVGYQLSGYFLS; this comes from the coding sequence CGAATACCCTTCGGCTATTGGTGATTTTTTTGGGTTTTTTTGCCTCTTTCTCTCTATTTGCCCACGGTGTCGATGAGAGCACCAAGCAATTTTTAGCCGCAAACCAAGGGGTATCAATTCTGCCCTTTATCTATATCGGCGCTAAGCACATGGTCACCGGCTATGACCATCTACTGTTTTTAGTAGGGGTGATTTTCTTTCTCTATCGCACCAAAGATGTGTTGCTATATGTCAGCTTGTTTACCATAGGTCACAGCATTACCTTGCTATACGGCGTCTTCAATGACATCCAAGTGAACCCCTATATTATTGATGCAATTATCGGTTTTTCAATTGTCTATAAAGGCTTTGATAACTTAGGTGGCTTTCAACGTATCTTCGGCCACCAGCCCAACACCAAGGCGGCAGTGATGATCTTTGGCTTGTTTCACGGCTTCGGTTTAGCCACCAAGATCCAAGAGTTTGACCTACCCCAAGAGGGACTCATGGCCAATATTATCGCCTTTAATGTCGGCGTCGAAATTGGTCAATTCTTAGCGTTAGGTATGGTGCTTATCTTAATGAGTTTCTGGCGTAGACATAAAAGCTTCCTGCAGTTTTCGACCGCAGCAAACACCTTACTGATGAGTGGCGGCTTGATGCTAGTGGGCTACCAGCTTAGCGGCTATTTCCTTAGTTAG